A single window of Nicotiana sylvestris chromosome 3, ASM39365v2, whole genome shotgun sequence DNA harbors:
- the LOC104225101 gene encoding low-temperature-induced 65 kDa protein produces MEAQLHHPQDTGLHKGEGQGQVHDEGEHHHHKKSVLKKVKAKAKKIKDTLKHGLGHDHDHDQHEHRPLQGEHEEEEDETDDEEMEEGAEVHGGPYAIRSKDIRKENVGPMVNLENPTSPKEDRYDHAKMKHEETHRPVLQRQDEFARPPSVGETHFPEQRHRPPFAETHETKGTDHGKVEDQGLHVYKIGAQTGLENPHASHFSQERDRSPFAETKGIDHATAYGKQEHQGLQEHENIGAPTGLEKPYSSRFREEMHRPHAAAESDIHETKDIDYVTARGKLEDQGLQGQKIGVPTGIEEDPHAPKDRPELSPNPTNYQSKVTDPTGATNEEAGVSPLVPLFEKMGVNDAPPETTPKQGTEQIMPELGAGDNKFDQGTEHSLYTGTHDQFAPQEEPTGFPSVPKNTESLPKSMNPSKPEDSPQDALTGKPGSYTEKISSATSAIADKAVAAKNVVASKLGYGGTEEDTRKSQASVGDEDKAKTTSATELAQKAVSTVAEKLAPVYEKVAGAGTRVMAKVEGTATGVTGHESRGGVDAEHEDKTKATDKGVSMKEYLAEKFKPGEEDKALSEVISGSLSRQKEKTEESKPMGKVTESEEEERRLGPIEDAKKEEDGASGETQVGEGFGQGVVDRLKDAVTTWLGKGGETQTSTNGTNSAVDGGAVVGRGT; encoded by the exons ATGGAGGCGCAACTGCACCATCCCCAGGATACTGGATTGCACAAAG GGGAAGGCCAAGGTCAAGTTCATGATGAAGGtgaacatcatcatcataagaAATCAGTACTAAAGAAGGTTAAGGCAAAGGCAAAAAAGATCAAGGATACTCTAAAGCATGGTCTTGGACACGATCACGACCATGATCAGCACGAGCATCGTCCACTGCAAGGTGAacatgaggaagaagaagatgaaactGACGATGAAGAAATGGAGGAAGGTGCAGAAGTTCATGGTGGACCCT ATGCTATTAGGAGTAAAGATATTCGAAAAGAGAATGTTGGGCCAATGGTCAATTTAGAGAATCCAACAAGCCCAAAGGAGGATCGTTACGATCATGCTAAGATGAAACATGAAGAAACACATAGGCCAGTTTTGCAGAGACAAGACGAATTTGCAAGGCCACCATCCGTGGGCGAGACTCACTTCCCTGAACAAAGGCATAGACCACCGTTTGCTGAGACTCATGAAACTAAGGGCACTGATCATGGGAAAGTAGAAGATCAAGGATTACACGTGTATAAAATTGGAGCACAAACAGGTCTGGAGAATCCCCACGCCTCCCACTTCTCCCAAGAGAGGGATAGATCACCTTTTGCTGAGACTAAGGGCATTGATCATGCTACTGCCTATGGAAAACAAGAGCATCAAGGACTGCAGGAGCATGAAAATATTGGGGCACCAACAGGTTTGGAGAAGCCTTACTCTTCCCGCTTCCGTGAAGAGATGCATAGGCCACATGCTGCTGCTGAATCTGATATACATGAGACTAAGGACATTGATTATGTTACTGCCCGTGGGAAATTAGAAGATCAAGGACTGCAGGGGCAAAAAATCGGTGTACCAACAGGCATAGAGGAGGATCCTCACGCTCCTAAGGACCGTCCTGAGTTGAGCCCGAATCCAACCAACTATCAGAGTAAAGTAACTGATCCAACAGGCGCCA CTAATGAAGAGGCAGGAGTTAGTCCACTTGTTCCATTATTCGAGAAAATGGGTGTGAATGATGCTCCTCCAGAAACAACACCAAAGCAAGGGACTGAACAAATAATGCCAGAGCTAGGAGCAGGGGACAACAAATTTGATCAAGGAACAGAACACAGCCTATATACAGGAACACATGATCAATTTGCACCACAGGAAGAACCTACTGGTTTCCCCTCAGTTCCTAAAAACACTGAATCACTTCCTAAAAGCATGAATCCTAGCAAGCCAGAAGATTCGCCTCAGGACGCACTAACTGGAAAACCAGGTAGCTATACAGAGAAAATTTCATCCGCCACATCAGCAATTGCTGATAAGGCAGTTGCTGCTAAGAATGTTGTTGCCTCCAAGCTTGGGTATGGTGGCACAGAGGAGGACACAAGAAAGTCACAGGCAAGTGTAGGTGATGAAGATAAAGCAAAAACAACCTCAGCAACTGAATTAGCACAAAAAGCTGTGAGCACAGTGGCAGAAAAACTTGCTCCTGTTTATGAAAAAGTAGCAGGTGCTGGCACCAGAGTCATGGCAAAAGTTGAGGGCACAGCAACTGGAGTAACAGGACATGAAAGCAGGGGAGGAGTTGATGCAGAACATGAAGACAAGACTAAAGCTACTGATAAAGGAGTTTCAATGAAGGAGTATTTGGCCGAGAAATTTAAGCCTGGAGAGGAGGACAAGGCGCTGTCTGAGGTGATTTCAGGATCACTTTCGAGACAGAAGGAGAAAACAGAGGAGTCAAAGCCAATGGGGAAGGTAACGGAATCGGAGGAAGAGGAGAGGCGATTAGGTCCTATTGAAGACgcaaagaaagaagaagatggtGCTTCTGGGGAAACTCAAGTTGGCGAAGGCTTTGGACAGGGTGTAGTGGATAGGCTTAAAGATGCTGTAACTACGTGGCTTGGGAAAGGTGGTGAAACACAGACGTCCACAAATG GAACAAATTCTGCTGTGGATGGAGGTGCTGTAGTTGGAAGGGGTACATGA